Below is a window of Halolamina sp. CBA1230 DNA.
CATACCGGCCGTGGGTGCGCGTCGGGCAAAAACGTGGGCCGTTCGCCCGATCGTTCCGTGGGACGAACGGCGACACGATTATGGCGGCTCGAACGAACGTTCAGCCATGCAGACCTCCACGACCGAGACGATCACGGGTGCGGAGATCGCGGAGACGCTGGGGACGGTCCGAGGGAACACCGTCCGGGCGCGCAACGTCGGCCGGGACTTCACCCAGAGCCTGCGGAACCTGATCGGCGGCGAGATGAAGGCGTACACCGAACTGCTGTCGGACTCCCGCGAGCAGGCCGAGGAACGGATGCTGGAGAAAGCCGAAGAGCTGGGCGCCGACGCGGTGGTGTGTATGCGATTCGAGACCTCCGAGATCGCGGGCACCGGCGCGGAGATGCTGGCCTACGGGACCGCGGTAAAGCTGGAGTAACGATCGTGACCGCCCTCCGCGACCGGATCAAGCCGAAGTGGCTGGTGGCGCTGCTCGGGATCGTCGTCGTCGCCACCTACGCCGAGTTCGTCTGGCTCGGCCCCCCGACGGTGTACGACCTCGCGCTCTGGCTGCTCGTCGTCCCGCTGCTGCTGTCGTTCGCCGTGGTCGGGGTCGAGAAACACCCGCTCTACCGGCCGCTCCTCTCGGTGGCGATCGCCGGCATCGGCGTGCTCCAGTACCTCGACGGTGAGTGGCAACTGCTGGCTGCGGTGTTCGTGTTCAGCGGCCTGTTCGGCCTGCTCGACGAACTCCGGACACGGACCGGGACCGCGACCTGAGGGGGTCGAGACGACGAGCGGTTGCTGAAACGCGTATGGCAGCCTCCGTTACTGTCAAATAATCGTCGGTCGTTGGTCCACTCGTCAGCGGATCCCCGCTGACGCACCCCTCCGTCAGGGGTGGCTCGGCCGTGAAGGCCACCTGCTCCCCCCTTGCCCCTTTTCGGCGGCGCCGGTCAGACCGAGACGCCCTGCTGGTACTCGCCGAAGGCGTCCCGCATCACGTTGCAGACCTCGCCGACCGTCGCTTTCGCCTTCACGGCGTCGACGATGTACGGCATCACGTTCTCCTCGCCCTCGGCGGCCTCGCGGAGGTCGTCGAGCGCCGCGTCGACGGCGTCGTCGTCGCGCTCCTCGCGGAGCTGTTCCAGCCGTTCGATCTGTTCCTGCTCGTCCTCCTCGTCGATCGACTCCAGATCCATCTCGGGTTCGGCGTCCTCGACCTCGAACTCGTTGACGCCGACGATGATCCGCTCGCCCTCCTCGATCTCCTGCTGGCGCTCGAAGGCGACCTCCTGGATCTGGCGCTGGACCCACTGCTCCTCGATCGCGCCGCGCATCCCGCCGCGCTCGTCCACGTCGTCGAGGATGTCGAACGCCTCCTCCTCGATGTCGTCGGTGAGGCTCTCGACGTAGTAGCTGCCGGCCAGCGGATCGATCGTGTCGGCGGCGCCGGACTCGTGGGCGAGGATCTGCTGGGTCCGGAGCGCGGTGCGGACCGACTCCTCCGTGGGGAGGGCGAGCGCCTCGTCCTTCCCGTTGGTGTGGAGGCTCTGGGTGCCGCCGAGGACGGCCGATAGCGCCTGGTAGGCGACGCGGACGACGTTGTTCTCGATCTGCTGGGCGGTCAGGGTGGAGCCGCCGGTCTGGGTGTGGAACTTCAGCTGTTTCGACTTGGGGTTCTCGGCGTCGAAGCGCTCGTCCATGATCTCCGCCCACATCCGCCGGGCGGCGCGGAACTTCGCGGCCTCCTCGAAGATGTTGTTGTGGGCGTTGAAGAAGAAGGAGAGCTGCGGGGCGAACTCGTCGACGTCGAGGCCGGCGTCGATCGCCGCCTCGACGTACTCGATCCCGTTGCCGAGCGTGAACGCGACCTCCTGGGCCGCCGTGGAGCCGGCCTCGCGGATGTGGTAGCCCGAGATGGAGATGGTGTTGAAGTTCGGCGTCTCCTCGGCGCAGAACTCGAAGATGTCCGTGATCAGCCGCATCGACGCGTCGGGCGGATAGATGTACGTGTTCCGCGCGGCGTACTCTTTCAGGATGTCGTTCTGGATGGTCCCCCGGAGCTCCTCGCGGTCGACGCCCTGCTCGTCGCCGACGGCGATGTACAGCGCGAGCAGCACGCTCGCGGGGGCGTTGATCGTCATCGAGGTCGAGACCTCGTCGAGGGGGATGCCGTCGAACACGGTCTTCATGTCCTCGATGGAGTCGATCGCGACCCCCGACCGCCCGACCTCCCCCTGTGCCATGTCGGCGTCGGAGTCGTGGCCCATCTGCGTGGGCAGGTCGAACGCCATCGAGAGCCCGGTCTGCCCCTGATCGAGCAGGTAGTGGAAGCGCTCGTTGGTCTCCGCGGCGGTGCCCATCCCGGCGTACTGCCGCATCGTCCAGAGCCGCCCGCGATGCATCGTGGAGTAGACGCCGCGGGTGTACGGCTCCTCGCCGGGGAAGCCGATCTCCTCCTCGTAATCCTTCTCGGCGATGTCGTCGGGGGTGTACAGCGGGTCGACCTCCTGCCCGCCGGTGTCGGTGGTGAACGTCTCCTTGCGCTCGCCGAAGCGCTCGACGGTCGGGCCGTAGGTCTCCTCCTCCCAGCGCTCCTTCCCCTCGCGGATCTCCGCGAGGTCCTCGTCGTCGAACATGGCTCGAACTGGGGGCGGTTCGGACTTAAGGATGGGGAGACGGGATCCGGAGTCACCCGCCTTTATCGGCGCCGGGGACGAGGGCCCGGATATGGCACTCGTCGACACCGCGTTCAGTATGTTGCACGTACTGTTCGCCGGGATCTGGGCCGGGACGACCGTGTTCTACGCGTGGCGGATCCACCCGCTGCTCTCCGAGGGCGACCTCGGCGTCACCTCCGCGATGTCGATCACCACCGGCCTGCGCTGGCTGACCCGGATCGGCGCCGTGGTGTTCGTCGTCACCGGCGGCCACATGGCGGCGATGGGATACGGCGACGGTCGGCTGTTCAGCACCTCCATGGGCCACGCCGTGCTCGGGATGCTCGCGCTCTGGCTGGTCGTCACGGGGCTGCTCGAAGCCTCGATCGGCAAGATTCAGGACTCGCTCGGCGAGGGGAAGATCCAGACCGCCGGTCGCGAGAACCAGACGCTGATCCGTGTTGCGGCCACGTTCTCGGTCGTGCTGCTGCTGCTCGGCGGCTATCTCGCGCAGCCGCTCGGGTGATCGAGGCGACGCCGCAGCCGGGGTCCCCGGACCAAACGCTTACTTCTCCGCCGGCGAACCGCTCTCCATGGACCTCGAGACGGTCGAACGCTACGTCCGTGCCACCGGCGCCAGTCACAGCGAGATCCAGTCGGAGATGGCCGACTACGCTGACGAGAACGGGTTCCCGATCATCGGCCCGGACGCGGGCGCAGTGCTGCGCATGCTCGCCCGCCTGACCGACGCCGAGCGCGTGTTCGAGCTCGGCTCCGGCTACGGGTACAGCGCCTCATGGTTCCTCGACGGCGGCGCCGACGAGGTGGTGCTCACGGAGATCGACGAGGACGAACTCGACATGGCCCGGACGTTCCTCGACCGCGCCGGCGACGCCGACCGCGCACGCTTCGAGCACGGCGACGCGCTGGAGATCGTCGACGAGTACGACGGCCCGTTCGACGTCGTGCTGATCGACCACGACAAGCCCCGCTACGCACAGGGGTTCGACGAAGCGCGGGAGAAGGTG
It encodes the following:
- a CDS encoding YbjQ family protein, yielding MQTSTTETITGAEIAETLGTVRGNTVRARNVGRDFTQSLRNLIGGEMKAYTELLSDSREQAEERMLEKAEELGADAVVCMRFETSEIAGTGAEMLAYGTAVKLE
- a CDS encoding methylmalonyl-CoA mutase, which produces MFDDEDLAEIREGKERWEEETYGPTVERFGERKETFTTDTGGQEVDPLYTPDDIAEKDYEEEIGFPGEEPYTRGVYSTMHRGRLWTMRQYAGMGTAAETNERFHYLLDQGQTGLSMAFDLPTQMGHDSDADMAQGEVGRSGVAIDSIEDMKTVFDGIPLDEVSTSMTINAPASVLLALYIAVGDEQGVDREELRGTIQNDILKEYAARNTYIYPPDASMRLITDIFEFCAEETPNFNTISISGYHIREAGSTAAQEVAFTLGNGIEYVEAAIDAGLDVDEFAPQLSFFFNAHNNIFEEAAKFRAARRMWAEIMDERFDAENPKSKQLKFHTQTGGSTLTAQQIENNVVRVAYQALSAVLGGTQSLHTNGKDEALALPTEESVRTALRTQQILAHESGAADTIDPLAGSYYVESLTDDIEEEAFDILDDVDERGGMRGAIEEQWVQRQIQEVAFERQQEIEEGERIIVGVNEFEVEDAEPEMDLESIDEEDEQEQIERLEQLREERDDDAVDAALDDLREAAEGEENVMPYIVDAVKAKATVGEVCNVMRDAFGEYQQGVSV
- a CDS encoding O-methyltransferase — encoded protein: MDLETVERYVRATGASHSEIQSEMADYADENGFPIIGPDAGAVLRMLARLTDAERVFELGSGYGYSASWFLDGGADEVVLTEIDEDELDMARTFLDRAGDADRARFEHGDALEIVDEYDGPFDVVLIDHDKPRYAQGFDEAREKVPEGGVVVADNMTRGPIDLDALAAYFADDEPLPEDASDGTEGIANYVEHVHADPAFESFVLPVGSGLCLSTRVAER